The genome window ATTCTTGAAGCGTTTGACAAGGAGCAGCTTGGCAAATCATCCGGCGGACCGCAGGATACCGATCTTCTCTACTCTCTGGCTGAGCTGGTTGAAGATTTTATTGATCTTGATTTTGAAGTGCTTACCCGCGCCGCTGTTCATCTGCGTGAGGGAAAATTCCATGAAGGGGAAGCATCCGTTGTCCGTTTTTGCGGAGTAAAGCGCTGAAAAAAGTTCTTTTTATTTCCTATTACTGGCCTCCTTCAGGTAAAGCTTCGCTGCATCTTCCGCTGCGGCTGGTAAAGCATCTTCCCGCATCCGGATGGCAGCCGGTTGTGCTTACGGTAAAGGAGGACGGCTTCTCAGAGCGGGATGAATCCATGCTGAAGGAGGTTGATCCTTCGCTTCCGGTTTACCGCACGGATGTGCTTGAGCCGTTTGATATATACCGTGCATTTACGGGGAAGAAAAAAGGGGAGCGGCTTGTTGCATCTGAAACCATTTCTAAGGAGAACCGCTCGCCCGCCCATCGTATATCCGTCTGGATACGGATGAACCTGTTTGTGCCTGACGCGCGTGCCGGGTGGTATCCTTATGCAAAAAAGGAGATTAAAAAAATCCTCCGCGAGCATGATATACACGCCATGGTATGTGTTGCTCCTCCGCACTCTTCCCATCTAGCCCCCTGGCGAATTTCACTTAAGCATGGAATTCCGTTCATTCCGCTGTTTATTGATCCCTGGGTGGATATTGTCTATTACCGTGGCATGAAGCGGAGCAGGCTTACGCTGGCGGCTGACAATTATCTGGAGAAACGCGTGCTGCAGGATTCAGCCGCGGCAGTTTTTGTGACCTCATCCATGAAGGATGATTATATACACAAATATCCCTCCATTGCCCAGAAGAGCAGCGTAATCCACTGGGGTTATAATGAAGAAAACTTT of Ignavibacteriales bacterium contains these proteins:
- a CDS encoding glycosyltransferase, with product MRSKALKKVLFISYYWPPSGKASLHLPLRLVKHLPASGWQPVVLTVKEDGFSERDESMLKEVDPSLPVYRTDVLEPFDIYRAFTGKKKGERLVASETISKENRSPAHRISVWIRMNLFVPDARAGWYPYAKKEIKKILREHDIHAMVCVAPPHSSHLAPWRISLKHGIPFIPLFIDPWVDIVYYRGMKRSRLTLAADNYLEKRVLQDSAAAVFVTSSMKDDYIHKYPSIAQKSSVIHWGYNEENFSDLQPPSEKKEGPVTVLHAGNIFDYQNIPPFWEYIKNKLAAGMDIRLRFTGSVSPGIRAAISSCGLDGITEYTGFLPYSEVIGEMMRADYLLVCATEKRHLPGKLFEYIRTGRPVIAFGDDNQEISDILLKTGSGRLFGYQARGWEYFTAVSGLKKDFSKVMQYDRKHAAGQLAEILDRVQVK